Proteins from one Choloepus didactylus isolate mChoDid1 chromosome 4, mChoDid1.pri, whole genome shotgun sequence genomic window:
- the PPCDC gene encoding phosphopantothenoylcysteine decarboxylase isoform X1, translating to MEPRTSCQAATPLVEKKFHILVGVTGSVAALKLPLLVSSLLDIPGLEVAVITTERAKHFYSLQDVPVTLYSDADEWEMWKCRSDPVLHIDLRRWADLMLVAPLDANTLGKVASGICDNLLTCVIRAWDRSKPLLFCPAMNTAMWEHPITAQQVAQLKAFGYVEIPCVAKKLVCGDQGLGAMAEVGTIVNKVKEILSQHGGLQQS from the exons ATGGAACCAAGAACCTCTTGTCAAGCTGCTACACCCTTGGTGGAGAAAAAATtccacattcttgtgggtgtcACTGGGAGTGTTGCAGCCCTGAAGTTGCCTCTTCTGGTGTCAAGCCTtttggacattcctggg CTGGAAGTCGCAGTGATCACAACTGAGAGAGCCAAACATTTCTACAGCCTTCAGGACGTTCCCGTCACCCTCTACAGTGATGCTGATGAATGGGAG ATGTGGAAGTGCCGCTCCGACCCAGTTCTCCACATTGACCTGCGGAGGTGGGCGGACCTCATGCTAGTGGCTCCTCTTGATGCCAACACCCTGGGGAAGGTGGCCAGTGGCATCTGTGACAATTTGCTT ACCTGTGTCATCCGGGCCTGGGACCGCAGCAAGCCCCTGCTCTTCTGCCCGGCAATGAACACCGCCATGTGGGAGCACCCCATCACCGCACAGCAGGTAGCCCAGCTCAAGGCCTTCGGCTATGTCGAGATCCCCTGTGTGGCCAAGAAGCTAGTGTGTGGAGACCAAG GTCTGGGGGCCATGGCGGAGGTCGGGACCATTGTGAACAAAGTGAAAGAAATCCTTTCCCAGCATGGAGGTCTCCAGCAGAGTTGA
- the PPCDC gene encoding phosphopantothenoylcysteine decarboxylase isoform X2, with protein MEPRTSCQAATPLVEKKFHILVGVTGSVAALKLPLLVSSLLDIPGLEVAVITTERAKHFYSLQDVPVTLYSDADEWEMWKCRSDPVLHIDLRRWADLMLVAPLDANTLGKVASGICDNLLTCVIRAWDRSKPLLFCPAMNTAMWEHPITAQQVWGPWRRSGPL; from the exons ATGGAACCAAGAACCTCTTGTCAAGCTGCTACACCCTTGGTGGAGAAAAAATtccacattcttgtgggtgtcACTGGGAGTGTTGCAGCCCTGAAGTTGCCTCTTCTGGTGTCAAGCCTtttggacattcctggg CTGGAAGTCGCAGTGATCACAACTGAGAGAGCCAAACATTTCTACAGCCTTCAGGACGTTCCCGTCACCCTCTACAGTGATGCTGATGAATGGGAG ATGTGGAAGTGCCGCTCCGACCCAGTTCTCCACATTGACCTGCGGAGGTGGGCGGACCTCATGCTAGTGGCTCCTCTTGATGCCAACACCCTGGGGAAGGTGGCCAGTGGCATCTGTGACAATTTGCTT ACCTGTGTCATCCGGGCCTGGGACCGCAGCAAGCCCCTGCTCTTCTGCCCGGCAATGAACACCGCCATGTGGGAGCACCCCATCACCGCACAGCAG GTCTGGGGGCCATGGCGGAGGTCGGGACCATTGTGA
- the PPCDC gene encoding phosphopantothenoylcysteine decarboxylase isoform X3, whose amino-acid sequence MEPRTSCQAATPLVEKKFHILVGVTGSVAALKLPLLVSSLLDIPGLEVAVITTERAKHFYSLQDVPVTLYSDADEWEMWKCRSDPVLHIDLRRWADLMLVAPLDANTLGKVASGICDNLLELRVFCQDP is encoded by the exons ATGGAACCAAGAACCTCTTGTCAAGCTGCTACACCCTTGGTGGAGAAAAAATtccacattcttgtgggtgtcACTGGGAGTGTTGCAGCCCTGAAGTTGCCTCTTCTGGTGTCAAGCCTtttggacattcctggg CTGGAAGTCGCAGTGATCACAACTGAGAGAGCCAAACATTTCTACAGCCTTCAGGACGTTCCCGTCACCCTCTACAGTGATGCTGATGAATGGGAG ATGTGGAAGTGCCGCTCCGACCCAGTTCTCCACATTGACCTGCGGAGGTGGGCGGACCTCATGCTAGTGGCTCCTCTTGATGCCAACACCCTGGGGAAGGTGGCCAGTGGCATCTGTGACAATTTGCTT
- the PPCDC gene encoding phosphopantothenoylcysteine decarboxylase isoform X4 gives MWKCRSDPVLHIDLRRWADLMLVAPLDANTLGKVASGICDNLLTCVIRAWDRSKPLLFCPAMNTAMWEHPITAQQVAQLKAFGYVEIPCVAKKLVCGDQGLGAMAEVGTIVNKVKEILSQHGGLQQS, from the exons ATGTGGAAGTGCCGCTCCGACCCAGTTCTCCACATTGACCTGCGGAGGTGGGCGGACCTCATGCTAGTGGCTCCTCTTGATGCCAACACCCTGGGGAAGGTGGCCAGTGGCATCTGTGACAATTTGCTT ACCTGTGTCATCCGGGCCTGGGACCGCAGCAAGCCCCTGCTCTTCTGCCCGGCAATGAACACCGCCATGTGGGAGCACCCCATCACCGCACAGCAGGTAGCCCAGCTCAAGGCCTTCGGCTATGTCGAGATCCCCTGTGTGGCCAAGAAGCTAGTGTGTGGAGACCAAG GTCTGGGGGCCATGGCGGAGGTCGGGACCATTGTGAACAAAGTGAAAGAAATCCTTTCCCAGCATGGAGGTCTCCAGCAGAGTTGA